A genomic region of Serratia fonticola contains the following coding sequences:
- the folC gene encoding bifunctional tetrahydrofolate synthase/dihydrofolate synthase: protein MQNHQIPQATSPLSSWLYYLERLHSQAIELGLERVQHVAAHLDLLTPAPTVFTVAGTNGKGTTCRTLEAILMAAGLRVGVYSSPHLVRYTERVRIQGEELSEAEHCRSFAAIEAGRGETSLTYFEFGTLSALQLFKQAKLDVVILEVGLGGRLDATNIVDADVAVVTSIALDHTDWLGSDRESIGREKAGVFRAAKPAVVGEPDMPHSIQQVADNLGALLYRRGEAWTFSEQGERWQWEGEGTRLTDLPMPNVPLANAATALAALHYSALEIDEKAIFVGLQQATLPGRFQIVQHNPLLILDVAHNPHAAAYLAERLAKLPRSGGKVRAVVGMLSDKDIAGTLACLSGQVDEWYCAPLEGPRGASVALLAQHLTEPQQFADVETAWRQAMQDADLQDIVIVCGSFHTVAHVMTALDERRGV, encoded by the coding sequence ATGCAAAATCACCAAATTCCCCAAGCCACGTCGCCTTTGAGCTCGTGGCTTTACTATCTGGAACGTCTGCACAGCCAGGCGATTGAACTTGGCCTGGAACGTGTGCAGCACGTTGCAGCGCATCTCGACTTACTCACGCCAGCCCCCACGGTATTTACCGTTGCCGGTACCAACGGCAAGGGCACGACCTGCCGCACGCTGGAGGCTATCCTGATGGCGGCCGGGTTGCGGGTGGGTGTTTACAGTTCTCCTCATCTGGTGCGCTATACCGAACGTGTTCGTATTCAGGGCGAAGAGTTGAGCGAGGCTGAACACTGTCGCTCCTTTGCCGCGATTGAAGCGGGCCGTGGTGAAACCTCTCTGACTTATTTCGAATTTGGCACCCTGTCGGCACTGCAATTGTTTAAACAGGCTAAACTCGACGTAGTGATCCTCGAAGTGGGGCTCGGAGGGCGGCTGGATGCGACCAATATCGTCGATGCGGACGTTGCCGTGGTGACCAGCATTGCGTTGGATCATACCGATTGGCTGGGGAGCGATCGCGAGAGCATCGGCCGCGAGAAAGCCGGGGTTTTCCGTGCAGCCAAGCCCGCTGTCGTGGGAGAACCGGATATGCCACACAGTATTCAGCAGGTGGCTGATAATCTGGGTGCGCTGCTTTATCGCCGTGGTGAGGCCTGGACGTTCAGTGAGCAAGGTGAACGCTGGCAATGGGAAGGCGAAGGCACACGCCTGACCGACCTGCCCATGCCTAATGTGCCGTTGGCGAATGCCGCCACCGCGCTGGCTGCTTTGCACTATTCAGCGTTAGAAATTGATGAGAAAGCGATTTTTGTCGGATTGCAGCAGGCCACACTGCCGGGGCGTTTTCAGATTGTTCAGCACAACCCTTTGCTGATCCTGGATGTGGCGCATAACCCTCATGCGGCGGCTTACCTGGCTGAGCGATTGGCAAAATTGCCGCGCAGCGGCGGTAAGGTACGCGCCGTGGTGGGTATGCTGTCGGACAAAGACATCGCCGGAACCTTGGCTTGTCTGAGTGGACAGGTGGATGAGTGGTACTGCGCGCCGCTGGAAGGTCCGCGTGGTGCCAGTGTTGCCTTACTGGCGCAACATTTAACGGAACCGCAGCAGTTTGCCGATGTCGAAACTGCCTGGCGTCAGGCGATGCAGGATGCCGATTTACAGGATATTGTGATCGTCTGTGGATCGTTCCACACCGTTGCACATGTGATGACGGCGTTAGACGAGAGGCGGGGAGTGTGA
- the dedD gene encoding cell division protein DedD, which translates to MASKFQNRLVGTVILVALGVIILPGLLDGKKKHYEDEFAAIPLVPKPGDAHETDVIPPANQPLPAQPPEGAGALVEQQAAAEAAAQQAANQAAQQQEPKVVAPAPIETKPVQVSKPKPVETKPVEVKPKPVPPPKVEPKPEVKPEPKPEPKPQPKPAVEEKAPAGQAFVVQLGALKNAAKVNEIVASLRLSGYRAYTVPSTPVQGEITRIFVGPDASKQKLQSSLPELNAISGLNGQVKAYSAR; encoded by the coding sequence GTGGCAAGTAAATTTCAAAATCGACTGGTTGGAACCGTGATTTTGGTTGCCCTGGGGGTCATTATCCTGCCGGGGCTGCTGGACGGGAAAAAGAAGCATTATGAGGATGAGTTCGCCGCGATCCCATTGGTGCCCAAGCCGGGTGATGCCCATGAAACCGATGTGATACCGCCGGCCAACCAGCCGTTGCCAGCGCAACCGCCTGAAGGGGCGGGGGCATTGGTCGAGCAGCAGGCTGCGGCTGAGGCCGCTGCCCAACAGGCAGCCAACCAGGCGGCGCAGCAGCAAGAGCCTAAGGTCGTAGCACCTGCGCCGATCGAAACCAAACCGGTTCAAGTATCGAAACCAAAGCCGGTGGAGACTAAGCCGGTAGAAGTGAAACCCAAGCCGGTGCCGCCGCCGAAGGTGGAACCGAAGCCAGAAGTGAAACCGGAGCCGAAGCCTGAACCGAAACCGCAGCCTAAACCGGCGGTAGAGGAAAAAGCACCGGCAGGGCAGGCTTTTGTGGTGCAACTGGGGGCGTTGAAAAATGCTGCCAAGGTCAACGAGATCGTCGCTTCTCTGCGTTTGTCCGGCTATCGTGCCTATACCGTGCCATCAACGCCGGTTCAGGGGGAGATCACCCGAATCTTCGTGGGCCCGGATGCTTCGAAGCAGAAGCTGCAGTCATCGCTGCCTGAACTGAATGCGATCAGTGGGTTAAACGGGCAAGTAAAGGCCTATAGCGCACGATAA
- the cvpA gene encoding colicin V production protein: MVWIDYVIIALIGFSALVSLIRGFVREALSLVTWGCAFFVASHFYPYLAAYFTRFEDELVRNGIAIAILFIATLIVGAIVNYVIGSLVEKTGLSGTDRVLGVCFGALRGVLIVAAILFFLDTFTTLSQSADWKQSQLIPQFSYIIRWFFDYLQSTSSFLPTQLPGR; this comes from the coding sequence ATGGTCTGGATTGATTACGTCATTATAGCGTTGATTGGATTTTCGGCTTTGGTAAGCCTGATCCGAGGTTTTGTTCGCGAAGCATTGTCACTTGTGACATGGGGATGTGCGTTCTTTGTTGCCAGCCATTTCTACCCTTACCTTGCAGCCTACTTCACTCGTTTTGAAGATGAGCTGGTGCGGAACGGCATTGCGATTGCCATTTTGTTTATCGCAACGCTGATTGTGGGCGCTATCGTCAACTATGTGATTGGATCACTGGTAGAGAAAACCGGATTATCGGGTACCGATCGAGTGCTGGGCGTGTGTTTCGGTGCACTGCGTGGCGTGTTGATCGTTGCGGCGATCCTGTTCTTTCTGGATACCTTTACCACTCTTTCACAAAGTGCGGATTGGAAGCAGTCGCAGTTGATTCCCCAGTTCAGTTACATCATCAGGTGGTTCTTTGACTACCTGCAGAGCACGTCGAGTTTCTTACCAACCCAATTACCGGGGCGGTAG
- the purF gene encoding amidophosphoribosyltransferase yields the protein MCGIVGIAGFMPVNQSIYDALTVLQHRGQDAAGIVTIDAHNGFRLRKANGLVKDVFEARHMLRLQGNMGIGHVRYPTAGSSSASEAQPFYVNSPFGITLAHNGNLTNAHELRQQLFERGRRHVNTTSDSEILLNVLATELDRFQHYPLESDNIFTAIAAMHQQLRGAYACVAMIIGHGLVAFRDPNGIRPLVIGKRELEDGRCEYMVASESVALDTLGFEFLRDVAPGEAVYITEKGQLFTRQCAENPKTNPCLFEYVYFARPDSFMDKISVYSARVRMGQKLGEKIAREWEDLDIDVVIPIPETSCDIALEIARILDKPYRQGFVKNRYVGRTFIMPGQQARRQSVRRKLNANRAEFRDKNVLLVDDSIVRGTTSEQIVEMARDAGAKRVYLASAAPEIRFPNVYGIDMPSATELIAHGREVDEIRQLIGADGLIFQDLDDLIEAVREENPDIVQFECSVFNGIYVTKDVDQSYLEYLEALRNDDAKALRGQTEAENLEMHNEG from the coding sequence ATGTGCGGTATTGTCGGTATCGCCGGTTTTATGCCGGTTAACCAGTCGATTTATGATGCATTGACGGTGCTTCAGCATCGTGGACAGGATGCCGCCGGCATCGTCACCATTGATGCCCATAACGGGTTCCGTCTGCGTAAGGCAAACGGCTTGGTGAAAGATGTGTTTGAAGCCCGCCATATGCTGCGCTTGCAGGGCAATATGGGCATTGGTCATGTACGTTATCCAACGGCTGGCAGCTCCAGCGCTTCAGAAGCCCAACCTTTCTATGTCAACTCGCCGTTCGGCATTACGCTGGCACACAACGGCAATCTGACCAACGCCCATGAACTGCGCCAGCAGTTGTTTGAACGTGGCCGCCGTCATGTCAATACCACCTCCGATTCCGAGATCCTGCTGAACGTGCTGGCTACTGAGCTTGACCGTTTCCAACATTATCCGCTGGAGTCCGACAACATTTTCACCGCGATTGCAGCGATGCATCAGCAACTGCGCGGAGCTTATGCTTGTGTAGCCATGATTATCGGCCACGGCCTGGTGGCGTTCCGCGATCCTAACGGTATTCGTCCGTTGGTGATTGGTAAACGTGAGCTGGAAGATGGCCGCTGTGAATACATGGTTGCCTCTGAAAGCGTGGCACTCGATACGTTGGGCTTTGAGTTCCTGCGTGATGTGGCACCGGGTGAAGCGGTGTACATCACCGAGAAAGGCCAACTGTTTACTCGCCAGTGTGCAGAGAATCCAAAAACCAATCCGTGCCTGTTTGAATATGTCTATTTTGCCCGTCCAGATTCCTTTATGGACAAAATCTCTGTCTACAGCGCCCGCGTGCGCATGGGGCAGAAGCTGGGCGAAAAGATTGCCCGCGAATGGGAAGACCTGGACATCGACGTGGTGATCCCTATCCCGGAAACCTCCTGCGATATCGCGCTGGAGATTGCCCGTATTCTGGATAAACCCTATCGCCAGGGTTTTGTTAAAAATCGTTATGTCGGCCGTACCTTTATCATGCCGGGCCAACAGGCTCGCCGCCAATCGGTGCGCCGCAAGCTGAACGCCAACCGTGCCGAGTTCCGTGATAAGAACGTGTTGCTGGTGGATGACTCCATCGTCCGTGGCACCACGTCAGAACAAATCGTCGAGATGGCGCGGGACGCGGGCGCGAAACGGGTTTACCTGGCTTCCGCCGCGCCGGAAATCCGCTTCCCTAACGTATACGGCATTGATATGCCGAGTGCGACAGAACTGATCGCCCATGGGCGTGAAGTGGATGAAATACGTCAATTAATCGGTGCTGACGGCCTGATTTTCCAGGACTTGGACGATCTGATTGAAGCCGTACGTGAAGAGAATCCGGATATCGTGCAGTTTGAATGCTCGGTCTTCAACGGGATCTATGTCACGAAAGACGTCGATCAGAGCTACCTGGAGTATCTGGAAGCCCTGCGTAATGACGACGCCAAGGCGTTACGTGGCCAAACCGAGGCCGAAAATCTGGAAATGCATAACGAAGGTTAA
- a CDS encoding UbiX family flavin prenyltransferase — protein sequence MKRLIIGISGASGAIYGVRLLQVLRGVENVETHLVMSQAARQTLALETSLSLRDVQALADVVYDARDIAASISSGSFKTMGMVILPCSIKTLSGIVNSYSDGLLTRAADVVLKERRPLVLCVRETPLHLGHLRLMTQAAELGAMIMPPVPAFYHRPQTVDDIIDQTVNRVIDQFDIELQQDLFTRWQGAN from the coding sequence ATGAAAAGACTCATTATTGGTATTTCCGGCGCCAGTGGCGCAATCTACGGCGTGCGCCTGCTGCAGGTGTTACGTGGTGTAGAAAATGTGGAAACTCACCTGGTGATGAGTCAGGCAGCGCGGCAAACGTTGGCATTGGAAACCTCGCTGAGCCTGCGCGACGTGCAGGCGTTGGCCGATGTGGTCTACGATGCGCGCGATATTGCTGCCAGCATCTCCTCAGGCTCTTTCAAAACGATGGGGATGGTGATTTTACCGTGCTCTATCAAAACGTTATCCGGTATTGTCAACAGCTATAGCGATGGGTTACTGACGCGTGCTGCGGATGTGGTTCTCAAAGAGCGCCGTCCTTTGGTGCTCTGTGTGCGCGAAACGCCATTGCATCTTGGGCATCTGCGGCTGATGACGCAGGCGGCGGAGTTAGGGGCGATGATTATGCCACCGGTACCGGCGTTTTATCATCGTCCACAAACCGTGGACGACATTATCGATCAGACCGTTAACCGGGTTATCGATCAGTTTGATATCGAACTTCAGCAAGACCTCTTCACGCGCTGGCAAGGCGCAAATTAA
- the hisJ gene encoding histidine ABC transporter substrate-binding protein HisJ has translation MKKLVKVLPLVLALSAMSSAFAALPTTLKIGTDPTYAPFESKNAQGELVGFDIDLAKELCKRINTQCTFVESDFDALIPSLKAKKIDAIISSLSITEKRQQEIAFTDKLYAANARLIAPKGSKLLPTVDSLKGKSVGVLQGTTQEAYANANWQPKGVTVVPYQNQDLVYADLASGRIDAAFQDEVAGSDGFLKQPPGKDYAFAGESVKDDKFFGVGTGMGLRKDETELKAALDKAFAEMRKDGTYDKFAKKYFDFDVYGG, from the coding sequence ATGAAAAAGCTTGTTAAGGTTCTTCCTTTAGTCTTGGCTTTGAGCGCAATGAGCAGTGCTTTTGCCGCGTTACCCACCACGCTGAAAATTGGCACTGATCCAACCTATGCGCCTTTTGAATCCAAAAACGCGCAGGGTGAACTGGTCGGGTTCGATATCGATCTGGCCAAGGAACTGTGCAAACGCATAAATACCCAATGTACTTTTGTAGAAAGTGATTTTGACGCGCTGATCCCTTCCCTGAAAGCGAAGAAAATTGATGCGATCATCTCCTCCTTGTCCATCACTGAAAAACGTCAGCAGGAAATTGCCTTTACCGACAAACTCTATGCTGCCAACGCCCGTCTTATTGCACCCAAAGGCTCGAAGCTGTTGCCTACTGTTGATTCGCTGAAAGGCAAGAGCGTAGGTGTGCTGCAAGGTACGACGCAGGAAGCCTATGCCAATGCCAACTGGCAGCCGAAAGGGGTGACGGTTGTCCCTTATCAGAACCAGGATCTGGTCTATGCCGATCTGGCCTCCGGGCGCATTGACGCAGCATTCCAGGATGAAGTTGCCGGCAGCGACGGTTTCCTTAAACAGCCTCCAGGTAAGGATTACGCTTTCGCGGGGGAATCGGTGAAAGACGACAAGTTCTTCGGCGTCGGCACCGGTATGGGCCTGCGTAAAGATGAAACCGAGCTGAAGGCGGCGCTGGACAAAGCCTTTGCCGAGATGCGTAAAGACGGTACCTACGATAAGTTCGCGAAAAAATACTTCGACTTTGACGTCTACGGCGGTTAA
- a CDS encoding histidine ABC transporter permease HisQ, translating to MLQGYSQLIFEGALVTLELALSSVLLAVVIGLIGAGGKLSQNPIISSLFGAYTTLIRGVPDLVLMLLIFYGLQIVLNSLTELIGFAQIDIDPLGAGIITLGFIYGAYFTETFRGAYLAVPRGQIEAATAFGFSQGQIFRRILFPAMMRFALPGIGNNWQVILKATALVSILGLNDLVKATQLAGKGTYQPFFYAIVAGLVYLLFTTVSNGVLLWLERRYSLGVKRAEL from the coding sequence ATGCTGCAAGGCTATTCCCAACTGATTTTTGAGGGCGCTCTGGTGACGCTGGAGCTGGCTCTCAGCTCCGTTCTTCTGGCGGTGGTGATCGGTTTGATCGGCGCCGGTGGTAAACTTTCGCAAAACCCTATCATTTCGTCATTATTCGGTGCTTATACCACGCTGATCCGTGGTGTGCCGGATCTGGTATTGATGCTGTTGATTTTTTACGGTCTGCAGATTGTCTTGAACAGCCTCACCGAGCTAATCGGGTTTGCCCAGATCGACATCGATCCTCTGGGGGCCGGTATCATCACTCTGGGATTTATTTATGGCGCTTACTTCACGGAAACCTTCCGTGGTGCCTACCTGGCGGTACCGCGTGGCCAGATCGAGGCGGCCACCGCCTTCGGTTTTTCTCAGGGGCAAATTTTCCGCCGTATTCTGTTTCCGGCCATGATGCGTTTTGCATTGCCTGGCATCGGTAACAACTGGCAGGTGATCCTCAAGGCAACGGCGCTGGTGTCGATTCTTGGCTTGAACGATCTGGTCAAGGCAACGCAGTTGGCAGGTAAAGGCACCTATCAGCCTTTCTTTTATGCCATCGTCGCAGGTCTGGTGTATCTGCTTTTCACCACCGTTTCCAACGGCGTATTGCTGTGGCTTGAGCGGCGTTACTCTCTGGGCGTCAAAAGGGCCGAACTATGA
- a CDS encoding ABC transporter permease, which produces MIDILHQYWQSLLWSDGYRFTGVAVTLWLLISSVVMGGLLAIPMAVARVSPVRWLRFPVWLYTYVFRGTPLYVQLLVFYSGMYSLEIVRGSEFLNAFFRSGLNCTILALTLNTCAYTTEIFAGAIRSVPHGEIEAARAYGFSRFKLYRCIILPSALRTALPAYSNEVILMLHSTALAFTATVPDLLKIARDINAATYQPFYAFGIAAVLYLIISYALISLFRKAEKRWMAHVTHR; this is translated from the coding sequence ATGATCGATATCTTGCATCAGTATTGGCAGTCTCTGCTATGGAGCGACGGGTATCGCTTTACCGGGGTGGCGGTGACGCTATGGCTGCTGATTTCGTCGGTGGTGATGGGCGGGTTGCTGGCGATCCCGATGGCGGTCGCTCGTGTGTCGCCGGTTCGCTGGTTACGTTTCCCGGTGTGGCTGTACACCTATGTGTTTCGTGGTACGCCGCTGTATGTCCAGTTGCTGGTGTTTTACTCCGGCATGTACAGCCTGGAGATAGTACGGGGATCGGAGTTTCTTAATGCGTTTTTCCGCAGTGGGCTCAATTGCACTATTTTGGCGCTGACGCTCAATACCTGCGCCTATACCACGGAAATATTTGCTGGAGCTATTCGTTCGGTACCCCACGGGGAAATTGAAGCAGCCAGGGCCTATGGTTTTTCACGTTTTAAACTGTACCGCTGCATTATCTTGCCTTCGGCGTTACGTACCGCATTACCGGCGTACAGCAATGAAGTTATCCTGATGCTGCATTCGACCGCGCTGGCCTTTACGGCCACTGTGCCGGATTTGTTGAAGATAGCCCGTGATATTAATGCGGCAACCTATCAACCGTTCTATGCCTTCGGCATTGCAGCGGTGTTGTATCTGATTATCTCTTATGCGCTGATCAGCCTGTTTCGTAAGGCGGAGAAACGCTGGATGGCACACGTAACTCATCGATGA
- the hisP gene encoding histidine ABC transporter ATP-binding protein HisP, which yields MPENKLAVTELHKRYGDHEVLKGVSLAANAGDVISIIGSSGSGKSTFLRCINFLEKPSEGSISLNNEDIRMVRDKDGQLKVFDKKQLQLLRTRLTMVFQHFNLWSHMTVLENVMEAPIQVLGLSKAEARERAVRYLDKVGIDERARIKYPVHLSGGQQQRVSIARALAMEPEVLLFDEPTSALDPELVGEVLRIMQKLAEEGKTMVVVTHEMEFARHVSSHVIFLHQGLIEEQGPPAEVFGNPKSPRLQQFLSGALK from the coding sequence ATGCCTGAAAATAAATTAGCCGTCACCGAACTGCACAAGCGTTATGGCGACCATGAGGTGCTGAAAGGGGTTTCCCTGGCCGCCAATGCGGGCGATGTGATCAGCATTATCGGTTCCTCCGGCTCCGGTAAAAGTACCTTTCTGCGCTGTATTAACTTCCTTGAAAAGCCGAGTGAGGGTTCGATCAGCCTGAACAATGAAGATATTCGTATGGTGCGTGACAAGGATGGTCAGCTAAAGGTATTTGACAAGAAGCAACTGCAATTGTTGCGCACTCGCCTGACCATGGTGTTCCAGCACTTCAACCTGTGGAGCCATATGACGGTACTGGAGAACGTGATGGAGGCCCCGATCCAGGTGTTGGGGCTGAGCAAGGCCGAAGCGCGTGAACGTGCAGTGCGTTATCTGGATAAGGTGGGGATTGACGAACGCGCGCGGATTAAATATCCGGTGCACCTTTCCGGCGGGCAACAGCAGCGTGTGTCGATTGCGCGTGCCTTGGCGATGGAGCCGGAGGTATTGCTGTTTGATGAGCCAACGTCGGCGCTGGATCCTGAACTGGTGGGCGAAGTGCTGCGCATTATGCAGAAATTGGCGGAAGAGGGGAAAACCATGGTGGTGGTGACGCACGAAATGGAGTTTGCACGCCATGTCTCCAGCCACGTTATTTTCCTGCATCAGGGCTTGATTGAAGAGCAGGGGCCGCCTGCGGAGGTCTTTGGCAACCCTAAAAGCCCGCGTTTGCAGCAATTCCTATCTGGGGCGCTGAAGTAG
- a CDS encoding TIGR01777 family oxidoreductase, whose protein sequence is MRILITGATGLIGSSLTRQLLHLSHELTLLTRNVSKAREKFGEAVSYWPSLDGLRALDDFDAVINLAGEPIADKRWSKAQKERLCHSRWQLTERLAALINASSTPPTVLISGSAVGYYGDQGQAVVTEDEAPHDEFTHQLCQRWEALALRAQSNHTRVCLLRTGVVLAPNGGALAKMLPPFRLGLGGPIGDGRQYLPWIHIDDMVNGIIYLLDHPPLQGPFNMVAPYPVHNEQFTATLANVLDRPAFLRAPAFAMRLLMGEAAVLVLGGQRAVPRRLEEAGFVFRFFELEQALDDVINQQA, encoded by the coding sequence ATGAGGATCCTGATTACTGGCGCAACAGGGTTGATCGGCAGCAGCCTGACCCGGCAACTGCTGCACCTTTCACATGAGCTCACCCTGTTGACCCGCAATGTCAGCAAGGCACGCGAAAAGTTTGGCGAAGCGGTCAGCTACTGGCCCTCCCTCGACGGACTGCGCGCTTTAGACGATTTTGATGCCGTCATTAACCTGGCAGGCGAACCCATCGCCGACAAACGTTGGAGCAAAGCACAGAAAGAGCGCCTGTGCCACAGCCGCTGGCAATTAACCGAACGGCTGGCAGCGCTGATCAATGCCAGTAGTACGCCGCCTACGGTACTGATTTCCGGCTCAGCCGTTGGCTATTATGGCGATCAGGGGCAGGCGGTGGTCACCGAAGACGAGGCCCCGCATGACGAATTTACCCACCAGCTTTGCCAGCGCTGGGAGGCACTGGCCCTGCGGGCGCAAAGTAATCATACGCGCGTTTGCCTGTTGCGTACCGGGGTCGTTCTGGCCCCGAATGGAGGGGCACTGGCAAAAATGCTCCCCCCCTTCCGCCTGGGCCTTGGTGGACCGATAGGGGATGGACGCCAGTACCTGCCCTGGATACATATTGACGACATGGTCAATGGTATTATTTATCTGCTGGATCATCCTCCTCTGCAGGGCCCATTCAATATGGTCGCCCCTTATCCGGTGCATAATGAACAGTTCACTGCTACGCTGGCTAATGTGCTGGATCGCCCGGCCTTTCTGCGTGCACCGGCCTTTGCCATGCGTTTGCTGATGGGAGAAGCAGCGGTGTTGGTATTAGGTGGGCAACGGGCAGTGCCGAGGAGGTTGGAAGAGGCGGGGTTTGTTTTCCGTTTCTTTGAGCTGGAACAGGCGCTGGATGATGTGATCAATCAGCAGGCTTGA
- the folX gene encoding dihydroneopterin triphosphate 2'-epimerase produces MSFNYPDAIIRIKNLRLRTFIGIKEEEINNRQDILINVVIHYPADKARNSEDIEDALNYRTITKAIIRHVEDNRFALLEKLTQDVLEIVKQHPWVTYAEVEIDKLLALRYADSVSMTMSYRRNNA; encoded by the coding sequence ATGTCATTCAACTACCCCGATGCCATTATCCGCATTAAAAATCTGCGGTTACGCACCTTCATCGGCATCAAGGAAGAAGAAATCAACAACCGCCAGGACATCCTGATCAACGTCGTCATTCATTATCCGGCGGATAAAGCACGTAACAGTGAAGACATTGAAGATGCACTCAATTATCGCACCATCACCAAGGCGATCATTCGCCATGTTGAAGATAACCGCTTCGCTTTGCTGGAAAAATTAACGCAGGATGTGCTCGAAATCGTAAAACAACATCCGTGGGTAACCTATGCTGAAGTAGAGATAGATAAATTGCTGGCTCTACGTTATGCCGACTCGGTTTCTATGACCATGAGCTACCGCCGCAATAACGCCTAA
- the yfcG gene encoding GSH-dependent disulfide bond oxidoreductase: protein MIDLYYAPTPNGHKITLFLEEVGLPYRIHRVNISAGDQFKPAFLAISPNNKIPAIVDQQPVDGGAPISLFESGEILLYLAEKTGKLLSNGLRERAATLQWLFWQVAGFGPMLGQNHHFNHYAPQPVPYAIERYQLETKRLYGVLETELQKHPYLGGDNYSIADIATYPWVVSHPRQRIDLADYPAVRNWFERISHRPATERAYKLAERA from the coding sequence ATGATTGATCTGTATTACGCACCGACTCCCAATGGGCACAAGATCACCCTGTTTCTGGAGGAGGTTGGTTTACCTTACCGTATCCACCGCGTAAATATCAGTGCGGGCGACCAATTCAAACCCGCGTTTCTGGCGATATCTCCCAATAACAAAATCCCGGCAATTGTTGATCAGCAGCCTGTAGATGGCGGCGCGCCTATCAGCCTGTTTGAATCAGGGGAAATTTTGCTGTATCTGGCGGAGAAGACGGGCAAACTGTTGAGCAATGGGCTGCGTGAACGGGCTGCAACGCTGCAATGGCTATTCTGGCAGGTTGCCGGGTTTGGACCGATGCTCGGGCAGAACCACCACTTCAATCACTATGCGCCACAGCCCGTCCCTTATGCGATAGAACGCTATCAGTTAGAGACCAAGCGCCTGTATGGTGTGCTGGAAACCGAGCTGCAAAAACACCCTTATCTGGGAGGGGACAACTACAGCATCGCCGATATCGCGACCTATCCGTGGGTCGTTTCTCATCCGCGCCAACGTATCGATTTGGCAGATTATCCGGCGGTACGTAACTGGTTTGAACGTATCAGTCATCGCCCTGCAACAGAGCGGGCCTACAAACTGGCCGAGCGAGCCTGA